One Verrucomicrobiaceae bacterium genomic window carries:
- a CDS encoding CPBP family intramembrane metalloprotease, which translates to MSDAVNIGILQDVTFIAGVMMFFGIIGYKLLRIARPSAAWNHEGQVLSRPYGDVDLLVAVAGMAVLLTGVMQPVAEIGVSAAARVVKAEDVALGVVFQLLMCAVLLMYLSQFRHLNLPEIFGLESVRWRRALLTVLAGMLIIYLVVGGVALVWMQWLEQMAPGAEAQDLVKAFSESDSWSFRLLITLAAVVVAPVVEETLFRGFFYAVLKRYTDAPFAAVVTGLFFAIMHLHVGSLLPLWALAMLLCAAYEFSGCLLVPILLHAVFNGTSIVLMLIGVE; encoded by the coding sequence ATGTCCGACGCAGTCAATATCGGCATCCTCCAAGACGTGACCTTCATCGCGGGCGTGATGATGTTCTTCGGCATCATCGGCTACAAATTGCTGCGTATCGCACGGCCTAGCGCCGCATGGAACCATGAGGGGCAGGTGCTCTCACGCCCTTACGGTGATGTGGACCTCCTCGTGGCCGTCGCAGGCATGGCGGTGCTACTCACTGGCGTCATGCAGCCGGTGGCAGAGATCGGTGTGAGTGCGGCTGCTCGCGTAGTGAAAGCCGAAGATGTCGCTCTCGGCGTGGTCTTCCAGCTCCTGATGTGTGCCGTGTTGCTGATGTATCTGAGCCAGTTCCGGCATCTGAATCTTCCAGAGATCTTCGGACTGGAAAGCGTCCGGTGGCGCAGGGCACTGCTCACTGTCCTAGCAGGCATGCTCATCATTTATCTAGTGGTGGGTGGCGTGGCGCTGGTCTGGATGCAGTGGCTGGAGCAGATGGCACCTGGGGCGGAGGCACAGGACTTGGTAAAGGCTTTTTCGGAGTCGGATAGCTGGAGCTTCCGGCTCCTGATCACGCTGGCGGCCGTGGTGGTAGCCCCCGTCGTCGAGGAAACGCTTTTCCGAGGCTTCTTTTACGCCGTGCTCAAACGCTACACGGACGCCCCCTTTGCTGCGGTGGTCACGGGTTTATTCTTTGCCATCATGCATCTTCATGTAGGCAGCCTGCTACCACTATGGGCACTGGCCATGCTGCTGTGCGCCGCGTATGAGTTCTCTGGCTGCTTACTCGTGCCTATCCTGCTGCATGCCGTCTTTAATGGCACCAGCATCGTTCTGATGCTGATCGGCGTGGAGTGA
- a CDS encoding citrate synthase (catalyzes the formation of citrate from acetyl-CoA and oxaloacetate) codes for MSSIVSKGLEGIVAAETRLGEVKGAEGVLFYCGYDINELVKVSYEEVVHLLYYNKLPNQTELDKLTTALRAERELPQGVIEFLKTAPKTAKPIDIMRTAVSMLGCYDQKRHDIDVSENLANAIRLTSQIGVIAAYFHRARQGLELPPVRKDLSEAAHFLYLMNGEVPSKEAERTLDIAYILHAEHGFNASTFTARVVASTLSDMYSAISAAIGALKGPLHGGANEGVIHMLQEIGSLDKVDAWVADALAQKKKIMGIGHRVYKVLDPRAPHLREMAIKLTEQLGEAKWIQMSERIATIMREQKNLNANVDFYSATVYYSLDIPTDLFTPIFAIARMSGWTAHVLEQWSENRLFRPLSEYTGKPYGQKVVPIEER; via the coding sequence ATGTCATCCATCGTTAGCAAAGGTCTTGAAGGAATCGTCGCCGCCGAAACCCGCCTCGGAGAAGTCAAAGGAGCCGAAGGCGTCCTCTTCTATTGTGGCTACGACATCAACGAACTCGTCAAAGTCTCCTACGAGGAAGTCGTCCACCTACTCTACTACAACAAACTGCCCAATCAGACTGAACTCGACAAGCTCACTACCGCCCTCCGTGCTGAGCGTGAGCTACCTCAGGGCGTGATCGAATTCCTCAAGACCGCGCCCAAGACCGCCAAGCCCATCGACATCATGCGCACCGCCGTCTCCATGCTCGGCTGCTATGATCAGAAGCGCCACGACATCGACGTCAGTGAAAATCTCGCCAACGCCATCCGCCTCACCTCCCAGATCGGCGTCATCGCAGCTTACTTCCACCGTGCTCGTCAGGGGCTGGAACTGCCACCTGTGCGCAAAGACCTCAGCGAAGCCGCACACTTCCTTTACCTCATGAATGGGGAAGTCCCCAGCAAGGAAGCAGAGCGCACCCTCGACATCGCCTACATCCTCCACGCCGAGCATGGCTTCAATGCCTCCACCTTCACCGCACGCGTCGTCGCCTCCACTCTAAGCGACATGTACAGCGCCATCTCTGCCGCCATCGGTGCCCTCAAAGGCCCCCTCCATGGCGGTGCCAATGAAGGCGTCATCCACATGCTCCAGGAAATCGGCAGCCTCGATAAAGTCGATGCCTGGGTCGCAGACGCACTCGCTCAGAAAAAGAAGATCATGGGCATCGGCCATCGTGTTTACAAAGTGCTCGATCCCCGCGCCCCGCACCTCCGCGAGATGGCCATCAAGCTCACCGAGCAGCTCGGCGAGGCAAAATGGATCCAGATGAGCGAACGCATCGCCACCATCATGCGCGAGCAGAAGAACCTCAACGCCAACGTCGATTTCTACTCCGCCACGGTCTATTACAGCCTCGACATCCCGACGGATCTCTTCACGCCCATCTTCGCCATCGCACGCATGAGCGGCTGGACGGCCCACGTGCTGGAGCAATGGAGCGAAAACCGCCTCTTCCGCCCCCTCAGCGAGTACACCGGCAAGCCCTACGGCCAAAAAGTCGTCCCCATCGAAGAGCGATAA
- a CDS encoding leucine--tRNA ligase gives MSSEQRKAFPFSEFEPKWQGEWEAKKAFRTPNPGDADFDASKPKYFVLDMFPYPSGNGLHVGHPEGYTATDIIGRFKKMSGFNVLHPMGWDAFGLPAEQYAIKTGTHPRVTTEANIANFTKQLKSLGFAYDWDREVNTTDPGYFKWTQWIFLKLYNSYVGDDGKAHPISELEAKGLSREEIDAKRLAYISSAPVNWCPQLGTVLANEEVVDGKSEVGGFPVERRPMRQWMLRITAYAQRLIDELDGLDWPESIKLLQRNWIGRSEGAHVKFQVHSTEHSITVFTTRPDTLFGATYMVLAPEHALVDQIVTKEQLPSVEDYRAKTARKSDLERTELSKDKSGVFTGAFAINPVSNEQIPIWIADYVLMGYGTGAIMAVPAHDVRDFEFAQKFALPIREVVAASPKLVGEGSPVCTMEPLVCFQEDGFAVNSGFLDGMPTAEAKKKIAAWLEEQGLGKGTTNFKLRDWLFSRQRYWGEPFPIVWEDGNHRSIPESELPLLPPTLEDFKPTGTPEPPLSKATDWVRYSATATRELNTMPQWAGSCWYYLRYCDARNSERFVGVEAEKYWMTGKCSVPSAQSSDSEKLSTPPLSTEHSAPTRPGGVDLYVGGTEHAVLHLLYARFWHKVLFDLGYVSTPEPFQRLVNQGLILGEDGQKMSKSRGNVVNPDDVVREYGADALRLYEMFMGPLEQVKPWSMKGVEGVYRFLARVWRLVMEVDDEGVWSISKALQDVPANKQLTKALHETIKKCGEDIEKLSFNTAISQMMVCTNAFTGAEVKPAGAIVTFLKVLSPFAPHLAEELNAIIRSQFPALAASSFLSDETWPKYDPAALIEDEVEVVFQVNGKLRDKARVPIQATKEEIEKIALASARVQEFMEGKPAKKVIVVPGKLVNVVV, from the coding sequence ATGTCCAGCGAGCAGCGCAAAGCCTTCCCTTTCTCCGAGTTTGAACCGAAATGGCAGGGCGAGTGGGAGGCGAAAAAGGCCTTCCGCACGCCCAACCCCGGTGATGCCGACTTCGATGCCTCCAAGCCGAAGTACTTCGTGCTCGATATGTTCCCCTACCCTAGTGGCAATGGTCTCCATGTCGGCCACCCGGAGGGCTACACCGCCACGGACATCATCGGCCGCTTCAAAAAGATGTCCGGCTTCAATGTGCTGCACCCGATGGGCTGGGATGCCTTTGGCCTGCCTGCGGAGCAATACGCCATCAAAACCGGCACGCATCCCCGCGTGACCACGGAGGCGAACATCGCCAACTTCACCAAGCAGCTCAAATCCCTCGGCTTCGCCTACGACTGGGATCGCGAGGTCAACACCACCGACCCCGGCTACTTCAAATGGACGCAGTGGATCTTCCTGAAGCTCTACAACTCCTACGTCGGCGACGACGGCAAGGCGCATCCGATCAGTGAACTGGAAGCCAAAGGCCTCTCGCGTGAGGAAATCGACGCGAAACGCCTCGCCTACATCTCCTCCGCGCCAGTGAACTGGTGCCCGCAGCTCGGCACCGTGCTGGCGAATGAAGAAGTCGTGGACGGCAAAAGCGAAGTCGGCGGTTTCCCCGTCGAGCGCCGCCCCATGCGCCAGTGGATGCTGCGCATCACCGCCTACGCCCAGCGCCTCATCGACGAACTCGACGGCCTCGACTGGCCAGAAAGCATCAAGCTGCTCCAGCGGAACTGGATCGGCCGCAGCGAAGGTGCGCATGTGAAATTCCAAGTGCATAGCACTGAGCACTCCATAACGGTGTTCACGACCCGCCCCGATACCCTCTTCGGAGCGACTTACATGGTCCTCGCGCCCGAGCATGCCCTGGTGGATCAAATCGTCACCAAGGAGCAACTTCCATCCGTCGAGGATTACCGCGCCAAGACCGCGCGGAAGAGCGATCTGGAGCGCACCGAGCTCTCGAAGGACAAATCCGGCGTCTTCACCGGCGCTTTCGCCATCAATCCGGTGAGCAACGAGCAAATCCCCATCTGGATCGCCGACTACGTCCTCATGGGCTACGGCACCGGAGCCATCATGGCCGTGCCTGCACACGATGTGCGTGACTTTGAGTTCGCACAGAAGTTTGCCTTACCGATTCGTGAGGTCGTAGCCGCTTCACCAAAGCTCGTGGGCGAAGGCTCACCCGTTTGCACGATGGAGCCGCTGGTTTGCTTCCAAGAGGATGGTTTCGCCGTGAACTCGGGCTTCCTCGACGGCATGCCCACCGCCGAAGCGAAGAAGAAAATCGCCGCCTGGCTCGAAGAACAAGGCCTCGGCAAAGGCACCACCAATTTCAAACTCCGCGACTGGCTCTTCAGCCGTCAGCGCTACTGGGGCGAGCCCTTCCCCATTGTGTGGGAAGACGGCAATCATCGCAGCATTCCCGAAAGCGAGCTGCCGCTGCTGCCGCCGACGCTGGAAGACTTCAAACCCACCGGCACGCCCGAGCCTCCGCTCTCCAAGGCCACGGATTGGGTGCGTTACTCCGCCACCGCCACGCGTGAACTCAACACCATGCCGCAATGGGCCGGTTCGTGCTGGTATTACCTGCGGTATTGTGACGCCCGCAATTCGGAGCGCTTTGTCGGTGTGGAAGCCGAGAAGTATTGGATGACGGGCAAGTGCTCAGTGCCCAGTGCTCAGTCCTCAGACTCTGAAAAACTAAGCACTCCCCCACTAAGCACTGAGCATTCCGCTCCGACTCGCCCCGGCGGCGTCGATCTCTACGTCGGCGGCACCGAGCACGCCGTGCTCCACCTGCTTTATGCCCGCTTCTGGCACAAGGTGCTCTTTGATCTCGGTTACGTCAGCACGCCGGAGCCTTTCCAGCGTCTGGTGAACCAAGGTCTCATCCTTGGTGAAGATGGGCAGAAGATGTCGAAGTCCCGCGGCAACGTGGTGAATCCCGACGACGTCGTGCGTGAGTACGGTGCCGATGCGTTGCGCCTGTATGAGATGTTCATGGGTCCGCTGGAGCAGGTGAAGCCGTGGAGCATGAAGGGCGTCGAGGGCGTGTATCGCTTCCTCGCCCGCGTGTGGCGTCTGGTGATGGAAGTCGATGACGAAGGCGTGTGGAGCATCTCCAAGGCCCTGCAAGACGTGCCTGCGAACAAGCAGCTCACCAAAGCACTGCACGAGACGATCAAGAAATGCGGCGAAGACATCGAGAAGCTCAGCTTCAACACCGCGATCAGCCAGATGATGGTCTGCACCAATGCCTTCACCGGAGCGGAAGTGAAGCCTGCGGGAGCCATCGTGACCTTCCTCAAGGTGCTCAGTCCTTTCGCACCGCATCTCGCCGAGGAGCTGAATGCGATCATCCGCTCCCAATTCCCCGCCTTGGCCGCTTCCAGCTTCCTCAGCGATGAAACCTGGCCGAAATACGATCCCGCCGCCCTCATCGAGGACGAGGTGGAGGTCGTCTTCCAGGTGAACGGCAAGCTACGCGACAAAGCCCGCGTGCCCATCCAGGCCACGAAGGAGGAGATCGAAAAAATCGCCCTCGCCAGCGCCCGCGTGCAGGAATTCATGGAGGGCAAGCCCGCCAAGAAGGTCATCGTCGTCCCCGGCAAGCTCGTGAACGTGGTGGTCTAA
- a CDS encoding nuclear transport factor 2 family protein — protein MMHPDRSAMNTPTRSMPSWVYSFLCYFSCLLLLALASCAPQSAPAAHPDEPAVRTFLDRYFSTWSAQDMDGYGGCFHPQARVTFVHDGVADTQGLTDFLHGQKMGHQTASVPMKEIPTSMRILMDDRTAQASVRWKLTQGSRVVTGTDCFTLIKTPQGWRIASLVFYND, from the coding sequence ATGATGCACCCTGACCGCAGCGCAATGAATACGCCCACTCGCAGCATGCCGAGCTGGGTTTATTCCTTCCTTTGCTATTTCTCTTGCCTGCTGCTCCTCGCACTCGCTTCCTGTGCACCACAATCCGCACCCGCCGCTCACCCGGATGAGCCTGCGGTGCGCACCTTCCTGGATCGCTATTTCTCCACCTGGTCTGCACAGGACATGGATGGCTATGGTGGCTGCTTTCACCCGCAGGCACGCGTGACCTTTGTGCACGACGGCGTCGCTGACACGCAGGGGCTCACGGATTTCCTGCATGGACAAAAAATGGGTCACCAGACCGCCAGCGTGCCGATGAAGGAAATCCCTACCAGCATGCGCATCCTCATGGACGACCGCACCGCGCAGGCCAGCGTGCGCTGGAAGCTCACTCAGGGCTCACGCGTCGTCACGGGCACAGATTGCTTCACGCTCATCAAAACACCGCAAGGCTGGCGCATCGCGAGCTTGGTGTTTTACAATGACTAA
- a CDS encoding HAMP domain-containing histidine kinase: MLFTATRSRLAFGLGFAGFVLIGTLVLLLWLRHRQEDEARHLFEKVAQQSAELVRQMNLPRSEKLAHDLERLTEMSIQFRPAGSDLPVRSTTPDSITILLDGAHEMVFTRSHPAATLTLADPATRNALLAFWFASGAVGWLFARERGKRAESERLAMLGRVATSLAHDIKNPLASIQLHSQLLQPSGEEDAKAVQLIESESRVIEGLVNQWLHLANPLPPVLTRLDLTACVHGVVQNISPQATHASVQITNSLAAPYWVQGDSSRLAQAFRNILLNAIQAMPRGGTLRIEREGPAMIFTDSGPGFSEAALARGTELFFSEKEGGMGVGLNIVSTIIQAHGGQLTIQNTSPHGAAVRVTLPQAV; the protein is encoded by the coding sequence ATGCTCTTTACCGCCACACGCTCACGCCTTGCCTTCGGACTCGGCTTTGCTGGCTTTGTCCTCATCGGCACCCTGGTGCTGCTCCTCTGGCTACGTCACCGCCAGGAGGATGAGGCACGGCATCTCTTCGAAAAAGTCGCCCAACAAAGCGCCGAGCTCGTCCGGCAGATGAATCTACCGCGCAGCGAAAAGCTCGCCCATGATCTAGAGCGCCTCACAGAAATGAGCATCCAGTTCCGCCCCGCCGGCAGTGACCTGCCTGTGCGCTCCACCACCCCAGACAGCATCACGATCCTGCTCGATGGAGCCCATGAGATGGTCTTCACACGCTCTCACCCCGCTGCCACTCTCACCCTCGCTGATCCCGCCACGCGGAATGCGCTACTCGCCTTCTGGTTCGCCTCTGGTGCAGTGGGATGGCTCTTTGCACGCGAGCGTGGGAAGCGGGCAGAGTCCGAGCGGCTCGCCATGCTCGGGCGAGTCGCCACCAGCCTCGCGCACGACATTAAAAACCCACTCGCTTCCATCCAGCTCCACTCCCAACTCCTCCAGCCCAGTGGCGAGGAGGATGCCAAAGCAGTGCAACTCATCGAAAGCGAATCCCGTGTCATCGAAGGCCTCGTCAATCAGTGGCTCCACCTCGCCAATCCGCTCCCGCCCGTGCTCACACGGCTCGATCTCACCGCCTGCGTGCATGGCGTCGTCCAAAACATCTCCCCGCAGGCCACGCATGCCAGCGTTCAGATCACAAACAGCCTCGCTGCTCCCTATTGGGTCCAGGGAGACTCCTCACGCCTCGCCCAAGCCTTCCGCAACATCCTCCTCAATGCCATCCAGGCCATGCCCCGCGGTGGCACCCTGCGCATTGAGAGGGAAGGCCCCGCCATGATCTTCACCGATAGCGGCCCCGGATTCTCCGAAGCCGCCCTAGCCCGCGGCACCGAACTTTTCTTCAGCGAAAAAGAAGGCGGCATGGGCGTGGGCCTCAACATCGTCTCCACCATCATCCAAGCCCACGGCGGCCAACTCACCATCCAAAACACCTCTCCCCACGGAGCCGCCGTGCGAGTGACCTTGCCACAGGCGGTTTGA
- a CDS encoding phosphopantothenoylcysteine decarboxylase, protein MRILITAGPTREPLDPVRFLSNRSSGRMGYALAEAALAAGHEVVLISGPVSLSPPPGAVLVPVETARQMFEAVAEHISSSHIAIMTAAVADYRPKTTAGQKIKKSAESLTLELERTEDILGSARPQFGFRGFLVGFAAETENLLENAREKLARKDCDLIIANDVTQPGIGFDSAENAVTLCFPGGRALPLPRQTKTGLARALLAEIIPLAQKKTAS, encoded by the coding sequence ATGCGCATTCTCATCACAGCAGGTCCGACACGGGAGCCGCTCGATCCGGTGCGGTTCCTCTCGAACCGTTCCTCCGGGCGCATGGGCTATGCGCTGGCGGAGGCTGCATTGGCTGCGGGGCATGAGGTCGTGCTCATTTCCGGCCCTGTGAGCCTTTCGCCGCCTCCTGGAGCCGTCTTGGTGCCGGTAGAGACGGCGCGGCAGATGTTTGAAGCTGTGGCCGAGCACATCAGCAGTAGCCACATCGCGATCATGACTGCCGCTGTGGCCGATTACCGGCCCAAAACCACCGCAGGCCAAAAAATCAAAAAAAGTGCCGAGTCGCTCACTTTGGAGCTGGAGCGCACCGAGGACATTTTAGGCTCCGCACGGCCTCAATTCGGCTTTCGCGGCTTTTTGGTCGGTTTCGCCGCAGAAACAGAAAATCTGCTCGAAAACGCTCGTGAAAAACTCGCACGCAAAGACTGCGACCTCATCATCGCCAATGACGTCACACAGCCCGGCATCGGGTTTGACAGCGCAGAGAATGCCGTCACCCTCTGCTTTCCCGGTGGCCGGGCACTCCCGCTACCACGTCAGACAAAAACCGGCCTCGCGCGTGCTTTGCTCGCCGAGATTATCCCGCTAGCCCAGAAAAAAACCGCCTCGTGA
- a CDS encoding inositol monophosphatase, producing the protein MNDLPALLATATAAAHAAGAFIKENFGSELTVNEMQRHDIKLELDVRSQQLITEMILAAHPDHAILGEEGGDTGGDGPIEWIVDPIDGTVNYFFGIPHFCVSIAARDRASKKLLVGVIFDPMQNETWTGVAGSGPLLNGKPVRCSTRATMAEAVVTVGFSKSKEALDLGFDRYKRIAYEVRKTRMLGSAALAMAYIASGRLDAYVEEQISLWDIAAGQLFIENAGGKVTTKPSTTKPGTMFICAWNGVLPIQEYL; encoded by the coding sequence GTGAACGACCTCCCAGCCCTCCTCGCCACCGCCACTGCCGCCGCACATGCCGCCGGCGCCTTCATCAAAGAAAACTTCGGCTCCGAGCTCACCGTCAACGAAATGCAGCGGCACGACATCAAGCTCGAGCTCGATGTGCGCAGTCAGCAACTCATCACCGAGATGATCCTCGCCGCGCATCCAGATCACGCCATCCTCGGTGAAGAAGGCGGCGATACAGGTGGAGATGGCCCTATCGAGTGGATCGTCGATCCCATCGACGGCACAGTGAATTACTTCTTTGGCATCCCGCACTTCTGCGTCTCCATCGCCGCACGCGACCGTGCGAGCAAAAAACTGCTCGTGGGCGTCATCTTTGATCCGATGCAGAACGAGACCTGGACCGGCGTCGCGGGCTCAGGGCCACTTTTGAATGGCAAACCTGTCCGATGCAGCACCCGCGCCACCATGGCCGAAGCCGTCGTCACGGTGGGCTTCAGCAAAAGCAAAGAGGCGCTCGATCTCGGCTTTGATCGCTACAAACGCATCGCCTACGAAGTGCGGAAAACACGCATGCTCGGCAGCGCCGCCCTCGCCATGGCCTACATCGCGAGTGGCAGGCTCGATGCTTATGTTGAGGAGCAAATCAGCCTCTGGGACATCGCCGCAGGCCAGCTCTTCATCGAAAACGCGGGTGGGAAAGTCACCACGAAGCCGAGCACCACCAAGCCCGGCACCATGTTCATCTGCGCCTGGAACGGCGTGCTGCCGATTCAGGAGTATCTGTAA
- a CDS encoding M20/M25/M40 family metallo-hydrolase: MAQSLTSILKRLLKLPTAPFHEYHVRAEIEAILKDCPNVKLKCDKFGNLLATYKNGTSRSKPTWVFGAHMDHPAFVQGEDGWEFLGGSVTPEMDGAIKSGLRKSHGEIATWNFPVKVTGTRIEAPACDDLIGCAIIVSTLLELARLEIKTTVHAVFTRAEEVGWLGAWHLAQNWPFGKDSVFVSIETSRPVNGAVMGEGPMVRVGDRMSVFDSEAVAILSKTAKEQAIRVQRCLLDAGACEATAVQAAGIRSVGISVPLGNYHNIGVQRQISPEYVMMDDVKSLIDLLKALVATKHDGIGERTIRERVEIRMAEHAEHYKAGSKLFE; the protein is encoded by the coding sequence ATGGCCCAATCCCTCACTAGCATCCTCAAACGACTTCTCAAGCTCCCCACGGCTCCCTTTCACGAGTACCATGTCCGCGCTGAGATCGAGGCCATCCTGAAGGACTGCCCGAATGTGAAGCTCAAGTGCGATAAATTCGGCAACCTGCTCGCCACTTACAAAAACGGCACCTCCCGCAGCAAGCCCACCTGGGTCTTCGGAGCCCACATGGATCACCCCGCCTTTGTACAAGGCGAAGACGGCTGGGAATTCCTCGGCGGCAGCGTCACTCCAGAAATGGATGGCGCCATCAAAAGCGGCCTGCGCAAATCCCACGGCGAAATCGCCACCTGGAACTTCCCCGTGAAAGTCACCGGCACTCGCATCGAGGCCCCCGCCTGCGATGACCTCATCGGCTGCGCCATCATCGTCTCCACGCTCCTAGAGCTCGCACGGCTAGAAATCAAAACCACAGTCCATGCCGTCTTCACGCGTGCGGAAGAGGTCGGTTGGCTCGGAGCATGGCATCTGGCTCAAAACTGGCCCTTTGGAAAAGACAGCGTCTTTGTCTCCATCGAAACCAGCCGCCCCGTCAATGGTGCCGTCATGGGCGAAGGGCCCATGGTCCGCGTCGGTGATCGCATGAGCGTCTTTGACAGCGAAGCCGTCGCTATCCTCTCCAAGACAGCGAAAGAACAAGCCATCCGCGTCCAGCGCTGTCTGCTCGATGCCGGCGCCTGCGAGGCCACCGCTGTGCAAGCCGCCGGCATCCGCAGCGTCGGCATCTCCGTCCCGCTGGGCAACTACCACAACATCGGAGTCCAGCGCCAAATCTCCCCCGAATACGTCATGATGGACGACGTAAAGTCCCTCATCGACCTGCTCAAAGCCCTCGTCGCCACCAAGCATGATGGCATCGGCGAGCGCACCATCCGCGAACGCGTGGAAATCCGCATGGCTGAGCACGCCGAGCACTACAAGGCTGGCTCGAAGCTCTTCGAGTGA
- the sppA gene encoding signal peptide peptidase SppA, with protein sequence MSSKATPKTKYSEKLIEPALGGISDKIVQIDLDGMISSMGSSSPIFDALPDMDAIKHQVEQAAADAQAKAIILRINSPGGEVTASDVLYNSVKKAAAVKPVVVHMDSLAASGGYYIACGATKIVASETTLTGSIGVIIETLNYTDLFGKVGLGMNTFTSGAFKDSLSGARPMREDEKAYVQNLVAQMYERFLGIVSQARGVPTEQLRTTVADGRVVTAREALAAKLVDQIGYIEDAYTLARSLAKAPQAGVVRYYRDVGFFETLGMATKAGALPKTASRLELSLGGASALPQLRPGVPYYLSTTHAR encoded by the coding sequence GTGTCCTCTAAAGCAACCCCGAAGACGAAATATAGCGAAAAGCTCATCGAGCCGGCCTTGGGCGGCATCTCGGATAAGATCGTGCAGATCGACCTCGATGGCATGATCTCATCCATGGGGTCTTCCTCGCCGATTTTCGATGCTTTGCCGGATATGGACGCGATCAAGCACCAGGTCGAACAGGCGGCAGCAGATGCCCAGGCAAAGGCGATCATCCTCCGCATCAATAGCCCAGGTGGCGAAGTCACCGCCAGTGACGTCCTCTATAATAGCGTGAAAAAAGCGGCAGCGGTGAAGCCTGTGGTCGTCCACATGGACAGCCTCGCAGCCAGCGGCGGCTATTACATCGCCTGCGGTGCCACCAAGATCGTCGCCAGCGAGACCACGCTCACTGGGAGCATCGGGGTGATCATCGAGACGCTGAATTACACGGACCTTTTTGGCAAAGTGGGCCTGGGGATGAATACTTTCACCAGTGGTGCCTTTAAAGACAGCCTGAGTGGCGCTAGACCGATGCGTGAAGACGAGAAGGCCTATGTGCAGAATCTGGTAGCGCAGATGTATGAGCGTTTTCTGGGCATCGTCAGCCAAGCGCGGGGGGTGCCTACGGAGCAGCTCCGCACCACCGTCGCGGATGGGCGTGTCGTCACTGCCCGTGAGGCACTCGCGGCGAAGCTGGTGGACCAGATCGGCTACATCGAGGATGCTTATACGCTGGCACGGTCTCTGGCGAAGGCACCGCAGGCTGGCGTGGTGCGCTATTATCGAGACGTGGGCTTCTTTGAGACGCTGGGCATGGCTACAAAGGCCGGAGCCTTGCCAAAAACCGCGTCGCGGCTGGAATTGAGCCTCGGTGGAGCCTCTGCTCTGCCACAGCTCCGCCCAGGGGTGCCCTACTACCTTTCCACCACCCACGCACGCTGA
- a CDS encoding lysophospholipid acyltransferase family protein, translating into MKKLRHFLETAVLESVAWILPRLPRGLLLALARGVGSLAFFFDKRGRTTALENLRCAFGDQYDDAARRRIAKGSYQTFARTFLDLFWSTRLTQNNWQPFFDIHIPQPEIEAQARRTGGVWVTPHFGNFELVSMVWGFRGFPFTVVAQDFKNPALTRLFKKLREQSGHTIIPQENAMLKLMKTLKRQGHAGLLTDLNLEPGKAAAAIQCFGMWTCVPTLHVELAKRLGLSIITGVCRPLPDGRYEARLFEAIQPGPDDDTRELTQRVWDDFEKAIREHPECWMWMYKHWRYTPLADGSARDPAYPEYSWPLPSFYEMVPESMRTKA; encoded by the coding sequence GTGAAGAAGCTCCGTCATTTCCTAGAAACCGCTGTTTTGGAGTCGGTGGCGTGGATTTTGCCCCGATTGCCCCGTGGGCTGCTGCTGGCGCTGGCTCGCGGAGTAGGCTCGTTGGCGTTCTTTTTCGACAAACGTGGTCGCACGACGGCGCTGGAGAATCTGCGCTGTGCTTTCGGTGACCAGTATGATGATGCAGCTCGCCGTCGTATCGCCAAGGGCTCGTATCAGACTTTTGCGCGGACATTTTTGGATCTGTTCTGGTCCACGCGGCTGACTCAGAATAACTGGCAGCCCTTTTTCGACATCCACATCCCACAGCCAGAGATCGAGGCACAGGCGCGGCGCACCGGCGGCGTGTGGGTGACGCCGCATTTCGGGAATTTCGAGCTGGTGAGCATGGTATGGGGCTTTCGGGGCTTCCCATTCACCGTGGTGGCGCAGGATTTCAAAAATCCGGCTCTCACACGCCTTTTTAAGAAGCTGCGTGAGCAGAGTGGGCATACGATCATCCCGCAGGAGAATGCGATGCTGAAGCTGATGAAGACGCTGAAGCGCCAAGGCCACGCCGGATTGCTCACCGACTTAAATCTGGAGCCAGGGAAGGCTGCGGCGGCGATTCAGTGCTTTGGCATGTGGACCTGCGTGCCGACGCTGCATGTGGAGCTGGCGAAGCGGCTGGGACTCTCCATCATCACCGGTGTGTGCCGTCCGCTGCCAGATGGGCGCTATGAGGCGCGGCTCTTTGAGGCGATCCAGCCCGGGCCAGATGATGACACGCGTGAGCTGACGCAGCGTGTGTGGGATGATTTCGAAAAAGCCATCCGTGAGCACCCCGAGTGCTGGATGTGGATGTACAAGCACTGGCGCTACACGCCGCTAGCAGATGGCTCCGCACGTGATCCGGCCTATCCAGAGTATTCCTGGCCTTTGCCTTCCTTTTATGAAATGGTGCCGGAGTCGATGCGGACGAAGGCTTAG